The window aacaggaAGAATTGGCCCAAGTAAAgacaaatgaacatgaaaaattaacataaatacagACACCTAAGCAGGAAAAACTGGccttaataaaaacaactgaaaaggaagaattgaCCTAGTAAAGGCAACTGAACAGGGAAAATGGGCCCAAGTAAAGACAACTGAACAAAATTAATtgtctgatatttttcatttctctaaagaatgaaaacattctaGTTTGTGTCCCGACTATGTTGTGTAGACAGACCTTGTTAGCAGTAATTCTTGAAAcaaatttataatacaatatttcaaaactagCATCCAGGGAGAGTCTGGCATACCGTAACAAACTCACCTCAGAACTAGAGTCATCAGCAAAGGTTAAGAAGTTTCTTTTGTGAACGACTAGATTGTGGTACTTCAAGCGTTGGTCCAACCACTCCATTTGAATGAAGAAATCAACATCAAATTTCATCCCGAGTAGATCTATGTTAGTTATGCGGTTTAGTCTGATGTGAACATCTAGAAAAAGCTCTGGAGGGGGAGAAGCAAGACTCTGGTTGATTGCTTTTGACGTGGTGTGGCAATTTCTTTCATCGCGACCATCAGTGCAGTTATTCGCACCATCACAGCGGTGAATTTGAGGAATGCAACTTCCATCTGTACAGGTAAATTCTCTACAGAAACTAAACGTCAGTTGTCTTTCAACTTCAGAAGTACCTTTCACAAACACCCAGTTCTGAACACCAAATGGCGAATCGTGCTCTACATACAAATTTGcaatgttgtttttgttgatgctGTCATAAAGCCTCCATTGCCCCGTGCCATTTCTCCAGATCCAGAATCCACATCCACTATGAAAGTAAAGTTCGTTTTCCTTATAACCAGCTAAGACAAAGTTTATGTCCTTGCAGCGTTCTAACTCGAGGCCTCCCAGTCCAAGTAAGTTGTACATTGTTCCAGCAGTTCTTCTGACGCCAGCATAGCATAATTTAGTCTTTCCAACTTCTGTGTGCCACATAAAATTTTTGTCTTGAGCTGCATGGCAATCATTTCCTacaccattttccattttcatcaaaCTCTTTTGATCCCAAACTGCGTAAGAGATATTTTGGTTTGTGTTAACATCCAAAAAGTTACTTCCAATTCCTTGACATCTTAGTCCGATCCAGACACTTTCGTAATCATAAACTGATGGTTTGCAGTAGTCACTGTGTTCTCCAAGTAGTTTGCTTAGGATTTGCACCTCTTCTTCATTTTTTGGAACCACAAATTCCAACTCCATGTTCTTCAAGATATCATACACTTCCtgccactttttctgtcctggGAAGACGAACAGGTTGTTTTTATTCAGACCAGTCCTTGAACTACAGAATTCAGCTTCCTCCATCGTGAAATTACCGTGGGTATTGAAGATAACACTAGCCCAAGTGAAAAGAGGAGGAACTTTCACATCTGCGCAATCAAGCCATCCCTGCACATCTCCTGGCTGTAGAACTGAAGTCCAGAGTGTTAGTCCAGTCACCTTACCTATGAAAGCCTGGTGAGGGGCGTACCCCTTATCCAATCCGTCTTGATCCTGCCCGAGTACTAGTGACCCACTTAGGCGCAGGGGTTTGTTCTGTGCTGGTTTGCAAATTGTTTCATTGTCGACGTACAACGTAAGCCCATCTGGATCTACAACGAGGCACATTGAATACCACCACAAAGGGGTAATGCTTCTCGCCATATGAACGTTCTCATATTGATACGAAGCTCCTATATGGTCATTGCTTACCCCTAAAATAGAACAGTATCTTATATTAACAACTGTCCTCTTACAAGGCCATTCTTATCAGAAATACTGAATGTACTCCCTTTAATTGTATGCTGccctaacatacatacatatatatatatatatatatatatatatatatatatatatatatatatatatatatatatatataaaatgcctatATGAAGATCAATATTGTCAACAAACTTTGCCAGAAGAATCAGTGCTCAAGTACCTACCTTCAAAATCAAGTATAGAGGCTCAGGTCTAATGAAGGAACTATTTACTGGTGAAGCAAGAGTATCAAGGCTGATAAATCaactatgaaaatattgtttgcaataatgaaattatatttttgtaaaattaatttggGGAGTTCTCGTTGGTTCACTATGAAGAAATGGTTAGTAAGATAGCTGTCATTAGAGAAAATCgaaaaaatttggaaatttattaACTGTAACACCACATCATCTTGTGACCCACATGCCTGCCTATAGAGTACCACCTGTTGCTGGATAAGAGCAATCATTTCCCAATGAAATAAGTTACTCATCCACATCAGGATACccctatctcttctttttctcaggCCTAAGCAGTATAGAGGCATTAGGACACAAACGCATCTGACTTGCAAGAACTGTGGCATACAGAGGGTCATGATACAGATAATGTTCGACTTGAATTCAGTTACATTCGATTGATACTCCCTGCTGTTGTTTAACATACTCAATAGCGTACTTAACCAATGGCCAGAAGAGACCCAAGAGACCAACGGATTAATC of the Macrobrachium rosenbergii isolate ZJJX-2024 chromosome 16, ASM4041242v1, whole genome shotgun sequence genome contains:
- the LOC136847024 gene encoding uncharacterized protein → MARSITPLWWYSMCLVVDPDGLTLYVDNETICKPAQNKPLRLSGSLVLGQDQDGLDKGYAPHQAFIGKVTGLTLWTSVLQPGDVQGWLDCADVKVPPLFTWASVIFNTHGNFTMEEAEFCSSRTGLNKNNLFVFPGQKKWQEVYDILKNMELEFVVPKNEEEVQILSKLLGEHSDYCKPSVYDYESVWIGLRCQGIGSNFLDVNTNQNISYAVWDQKSLMKMENGVGNDCHAAQDKNFMWHTEVGKTKLCYAGVRRTAGTMYNLLGLGGLELERCKDINFVLAGYKENELYFHSGCGFWIWRNGTGQWRLYDSINKNNIANLYVEHDSPFGVQNWVFVKGTSEVERQLTFSFCREFTCTDGSCIPQIHRCDGANNCTDGRDERNCHTTSKAINQSLASPPPELFLDVHIRLNRITNIDLLGMKFDVDFFIQMEWLDQRLKYHNLVVHKRNFLTFADDSSSEQLWSPSVVVTNSLKAEVAYRERPNIYCKGQGRQNGEGNARTTT